From the Cohaesibacter sp. ES.047 genome, the window AGAACCGTGCGCTGGAATTCGGTGACCAGAAGCGCAAAGACATCAAGGGGGCTGCGCACCCGCGTGGTCTTGGCGAGGATCGAGCGCACCCGATCGAGGCTTCTGAGCGGCTTGAGGCGGGTCGTGACAATGACCCGGTTTGTGACAACAAAATGCAGCCAGCCAATTTCGGCCCCTTGATCGTCAAACCCGCGCTGAAAATCGACCAGCGTGCCATAGACGGCTTCCTGCGTTGTCGACAGGCGTTCGCGATATTGACGGCTCGTCAGCTCCTGCCGGGCTTCTTCATCGAATTCCTCAATGCTGTCGAGAAACCCACCGACCCGCGTGTCCGCCAGCCCCAGATGCAGCCAGACAAACCCGTCATCACCGTTGAGATCCTTCATTTCGATATCAAGAGGCAGCGACTGCCAGCGGTTGGTTTTCGCGTTATACCGAAAGGCCCAGATGAGGCCGGGAATGGTCGGTTCAGGCAATTGCATGCGTCAGCTTTCATCGATCTGTCCGGCAGCACTCAGGTCTCGTTGCCGTTCTTCTGCCAGGAGCTTTGGTTCCTTGCCTATAGCAGCTTGTGAGGGACAGAGAAAGCCGGTTGAGTTCAGCGGCCAAACCGCCGACCATTCTAGGCGGGTGACAGCCTCGGACGGTATGGCGATCTTGTCAGCTATTTCGTGCAAGTGGAGATATAATTAAGAAATTTCAAATAAATTAGAACTGATTTGCCACGGTCCCCCGTGGTGGATTTGGATGAACGGGATCAAATAATGGCTGAAAGCATTTTACAGCAGTTTGAGCAACTGGCCAAAGAGACGGATACGGCTGCTCGATCCCTGCTGATACGAAAGCTCACAGCTGAATATGCGCGGCGCACGGGAAAAGCGCCCAGCGATGTGGAGAGACAGCTCTTCTCGGCGCTGGTGCTGGATCTTTATGACCAGATTGATCTGAGCGTCCGGCGCGATATCATCACTCTGCTGGCCCGCACGCGCCACATCTCTACCCCACTGGCAGAGCGCCTCGCCATGGAACGCGATGAAATGGTCACGCCTCTGTTCCAGCATTCCCCCATGCTCAGCAATGACCTGCTCCTCAACGCCGTTCGCGCCAGGGGCGAGGCCGTTCTCAATGCAATCGCGAGCCGCAACGTCGTGCGTGAGGATCTCGTTGATGCGATCATGGCGAGAGCTTATTTGAGTGCGATCGGACGATTGCTGCGCAATCTGGGGGCTGAGTTTTCCGGCAAGGCGGTCATGCTCTGCTCCATCATTTGCCAGAAATCCGGTGAGATTCAGTCGGAGCTGGCTGTCCGATGCCTCGCCGACAAGGTGTTCTTCAACTTGCTCAACAAACGGGTGACAGATGGTTGCCCCTTCCTGCCCGCCGGTTTGGCCAGTGCATTGGAAAACGGAACACTGGAAAGCTTTGTTGAAAGCCAGATGAACCGGGGGCTCGCCCACACGGATGATGGCGCTTCCGTTGACCGCGAAGTGATGGTGGTGCAAATGAATCTGGGCGAAATGACCTTTGATGCTCTGCTCGAAGACATGATCAAAACCGGCAAGAAGGACGATATCATCTGGTTCCTTCGCGATGGACCGGGGCTTTCCTCCAAGGCCATGGAGCATTTGCTGATGACCGACGGCAACAAGACGCTGTACCGGGTTCTTGGCGAACAGGAGGTGAGCGTGAGGACCTTCGAGGCGCTGATGCAGTGGCGGATCGACAAGCTGGGTTTGTCACGCAGACATCAGTTCCGTGATATCGAGGAATATCGCCAGCAACTCAGGGGCCACGTCACCCGTCCGGCTTGATCTGACCGGTTTCAGTCCTTCCCACAAATAATCATGTTCCTGTGCGAAAGCTTTTGTTAAGATTCGCCATCGATTGCCGATTGCCCATCAACTGCCACCCCGGTTGGTTGGCCGAGGGGGCTTGACGGACAAAACACAGGAACCATGCTCTTGACGATAGAAAAACGCTTCAGTCTCACGGCCCTGCACCACACCGCTCTTGCGATCTGCGTGGGCACCGCGATGCTGGCCACCCCGGTTTGGGCCCAGTCCGAACAGGCAGAGCCGCAATCGGGGCCACAGTCGGGGCCACAGTCGGGGCCACAGTCGGGCACGGCAACGGCAGAGGTGGAAACGGGCGAGGCTGTGCAATCGGCGGCCGAAGAGGAATGGCGCGATGCATTCTTGCGTGAGCTGTCCGCTGTTGCCACCAAACTGGAGCGCCAGCGCAAGTTCAACGACATGCTTCGGGATCGGGTCGACATTCTGAACCATCGCATCGAGACACTTGAGGCCGAAAACAAAGAGCAGGCGGCGCGGCTCGAAACACTGGCCGAAGGCGAGCAACTTGCCCGAAAGGCCAGCCCTGACATGGACAAACCGTTCCCGTCCATGGAGCCTGATGAACCCGAGGCCGATAAATCGGCCAATGCTGAAGACAACAAATCAGATCAATCCGAGACGTCAGAGAAGTCAGCCAAAAAGATGCCGGGTGATTTTGAGCAGTTTCTCGACATGGGGGAGGCCATGATGCGCCGCTTTTTCGGTGTCGTGAAGGAGTTCCGGCAGGAATTCGAAGACAATAAGGTCTAGCCAAAGCGCTAAGGTGGGAGGCGCTCGATTGGTCCGACCCCTTTTGGGCCATCAGCTCGACGCCGCGACCGGTAGAGCAAAGTGGCCGACGATCAATTCGTGATCCGAGAGAACCTTGCCCACTTCATCCAGCGCAGGAATGATCTGGGCGCCCTTGCCGTCAAGGCCTCGCGCGCCGAACCAATCCAGCTGCATCTTGGGGCGAACAGCACCCGACAGGGGGCTTTTGCGGGTTGTCGGTCCGATGGCATTGTTGTCCCAGGTGAACCCATGACGCTCAGCGGCCTTGAACAGCGGTTCATTGCGCCCTCCGCCATTCGCCGGATCACCGCCCGTATTCAGGTCACCGCCGATGATCACCGGCACATCCGGGGCAAATGCATCAAGCGCCGCAATCAGCCGGTCAATCTGCGATTGTCGATAGGCGGACGGGGCGTTGTTCTCAAGGTGGGTTGAGACCGCGCAGACATCGCCAGCCTCCGTCGGCAAGATGGCCGCAATGGCACAGCGCCCGCCGACACGGGGCTGCTGGTCAACCCGAGCCGAGCGCAATCCTTCATCCGGGCAGAACCAGTGTCCGTGGTCGTCAAGCCGGATCAGCGCCAGACCCCTTGGCTTGACGCGACTTAACACGGCATTGCCATGCCAGCCCAGTTCATTGTGATCGTCCGCCGCCAGCCGCCGTTCGGCTTCGTTGCCAAGACCAAGTTCGAAAAACTCAAGCCCGAAGGCGTAATGCATATCCAGACTGTCGGCGAGCGCCCGGGTGGTGTTGCGCTGGTGGGTGCGGGCCATGCCCCCATCCATCTCGGAGACCAGCACAACATCCGGATCAAGATCCCGCAGGATATCGGCACTCTGTTCGGGATAAAGGCAGCGCTGCAAGTTCCACGCGATCGCGGTCAGTTGTGGCCCGATTGGACCGTGCGCCCCATACTCGCCACCAACTTCCAGACAATGCATGGCGTCCATCGCGGCGAACAGGCGGCAGTGCGCCTCATGGTTGCGCTCGGATGCCTGAATTGCCTCGACCATCTCGGCTTCGACTTTGGGAAGGGTGGAACAGGTACTTGTTTCGAACAGCTTCATTCCGGTGGTCCCCGGTGCATCCATTGGCAGCTGTCACATGTCAGTATGACGTCGTGGCTGCGCGCCTTGTCAAGATTCGGGGGCAACTTAAAGTGCTTTTGTAACGAACAGATGTCCCTCGCGGCACCGGCCTTTACCAAGTTATGACTCAGATCTGGTCAAGGTTCTGTCAAACGAAGGACAGCATCCAACTATTCTTGCAGGGAAGATATACCGCCTTGAGGATGGATGACATGGTTTGCCGATTCTCGACCATTTGGATCAAGGCACATGGAATTCTTGACAATCCGGACCAAAGCTTAAGCGATTTCCCCAAGTTGGTGCTCTTCTTTACCATGTTACGCGGCTAAATAGCTCAACAAGCGTGAGAATTTGCGAATATGTCAAAGCTACGGCTTGCCAAGCATGTTGCAACCAAGCATAGTTTCTTGCAAAGAAGTCGTAATACTGTAGTCGTTGGTCAGCTTCTTTTGGGAGCGGCCAAAACAGAGCTGGGCCGGGGAATTCTCCGTACTGGAATGAAGCCGCGGAAATGGGGACGAGCCAGGCTGGGGCCGGTTCGGAGAGCGAACCGAAGCATCGACAATTGCGATGCAACCCCTAATGGGCACTGCGACTATCTCATTGTCCGTTCCGTGACATTTAGTGACTACTTTCAGAATGGCCATGTCAGGTCTCTTGATCCGATACCGCCATGTTGCCCATACTGATTGGGGAGGAGTAAAGTGCAGCAGGCATCGCTGAATATCATCATCGCCGACGATCATCCACTTTTCCGGGGCGCGTTGCGCCAGACTTTGGAAACGATCTTCGATCAGATTGCCATCCATGAAGCAGGCACCCTCGAGCAAGTGGGAGATAGGCTCGAAGTGTCCGAAGACATTGATCTGGTGCTGCTCGATCTGTCCATGCCGGGGGTTCGCGGTTTTTCCGGTCTTCTCTATTTGCGGGCCCAATTCCCGGCCATCCCTGTGGTGATCGTGTCTGCCAGTGAAGACGTGCCGACCATTCGTCGGTGCATGGAATTCGGGGCATCGGGCTTCATTCCCAAATCCCAATCCATCGACAACATGGCCCAGGGCATCCGCGCTGTGCTGAATGGCGAAACATGGGTGCCAGACAGCATTGATCTCAGCGCCCCTTACAGTGACGAGATCACCGAATTGGTAGAACGCCTCAACACCTTGACCCCGCAACAGGTCCGCGTGCTGATGATGCTCTCCGAAGGGTTGCTCAACAAGCAGATCGCCTACGAGCTTTCGGTCTCCGAGGCAACGGTGAAGGCGCACGTCTCCGCCATTCTGCAAAAGCTCAATGTGGACAGCCGCACTCAGGCCGTGATCGCTGCGGCCAAGATCGAAGCCGGTCAGTGGCAGGCCATCTCTGGCAAGGGCTGACAAGCCTGATCAGACCAGTCTCGCTTGATATCAGGCCCGCGTCTTTATTGGATGCGGGCTTTTTCTTTCGTCTTTCGGATTTCTGAATTCGTTTAGCAACTGCCCCTGAGCGCACCGCTCACTGCGAATGGCTCAGGTGCAAGCGCTGTTCATGTGGTCTCTTGGTGCCTTCTGTTCACACTTCTGCGCATGGAAAACTCAACCAACGTGGAGGTCAGCAACAAAAATGGCAGCGGGGCAAGAGTGTAAAGCCAGCTGTAGAACCAGAGCACACTGTGATAGTAAATCAATTTGGCCCACATGGTCTCTTCGGGGCACCGAACGCCCTTCAACATGCTGCCGGTGCAGTTGGCATGGGTCATGTAAAACCCGATCCAACCGGAACCCGGAATGGCAACCAGCAGAACGAGCGCATGGGCCAGTAAGAACCAGCGTATCCAACTGCGGGTGCGGCAATAGAGAGCAACCATCAAACAGGCAAGCCATGCGGCCATGGGCCAGACGTTCATCCATGCTTGGTAGAAGACCTCGGGTAAAGACAAGATTGGATACTCCATGAATGGGAATGGTGCGGCTACTTCTGCCCCCGCCTGCGGATGGCGGTCATGTTCCATGTGTTGAGCAGGGCACGCAGCTGTGCCGGTTTCACCGGCTTGTTGAGCAGGGCCATGTCTTTTGACCTTGCCTCGTCACGGACCTCGGAGGTGCGGTCGGCGGTGATCAGACTGGCCATGATGTGATTGCCAAATTCCCGGCGCAGGATTTCGCAGGTTTCCGTTCCCAGCATATCATCCAGATGATAGTCGATAAGAATGCCATCCAGCGGCTTTTCACTTTCTCTGACCTTGATCTTGGCGTCGTCCACATCAGCGGCCGTAAGCACGATGCAGCCCCAGCCTTCGAGCATGGCCCGCATTCCGTCAAGAATGACAGGCTCGTTGTCGATGCACAGAATATGCAGATCGCTGAGCGGCTGTTTCGCCATTGACGGGGGCGCTTCGGCCCGTCGCGCGCTGTGCAGCAGGCGGAAGGCCGGCAGCTTGACCCCAAAGGCAGAGCCGACATTCGGGGTCGACATCAAGCGGATGGGGTGATCAAGCACCCGTCCGATGCGATCCACGATGGACAGCCCCAGACCAAGGCCCGCGGCGATGCGAGCACCCTCATCAAGGCGCTGGAATTCAAGGAAGATCTCCTCTTGCTTGGCCTCGGGGATACCAACGCCCGTATCGTGAATCTGCACTTCGATGGCGCCAGCCAATCGGCGGCACCCGACCAGCACCCGTCCTTGGGTGGTGTATTTGATGGCGTTGGAAATGAGGTTCTGCAACAGACGCCGCAAAAGTTGCTTGTCAGAGCGGACATGCAGACCACACGATACAATCTTGAGCTCTAGGCCCTTTTCCTTGGCCTGCGGTTCAAAGTCGATCCGCATCCGGTCGAGCAGTTCATCGATCGGAAAGGCTGAGATCTGCGGTTTCATCGCGCCGGAATCAAGCCGTGCGATATCGAGCAATGCTGCCAGAATGTCTTCGACCGCTTCCAGTGAGCTGTCGATGTTGGTCGCCATCACGGAGCTTTCGGCAATTCTGGCATCTTCGGTTTTCTCGGCGATGGTCTCGAGGCGATTGACCAGCGCCGTGGTGTAAAGGCGCGCGGCATTCATCGGCTGCATGATGTCGTGGCCGGCGGCAGCCAGAAAGCGGGTCTTTGAAATATTCGCCTCTTCCGCGTCCTGCTTGGCACTCCTGAGGGCATCGTTCAGATGCATCAATTCGCGCGTGCGGTCCTTGACCCTCCGCTCGAGGGTTTCGTTCGAGGCTTCGAGCGCCCTTTCGGCCCGAACCCGTTCGGATACATCACTGAAGGTGATCACGACACCGCCGTCCGGCATCGCATTGGCCCGCACATCAAGGGTCATTTCCGAGCTGGCCATATGCTCCTGATAGGGGGCCTGTTGCACCACGATGAGATCGATCCGCTCGTTGACGAGCATGTCGACCGGACCGTCACCAAGGTCTCCTCGGGCGGCAATGTGATGCAGGATCGAGGGCAGGGGGGTGCCAACCTGGCCGAACTCTGCGGGGATCTTGAGAAGGTCCCGAAAGGGCTTGTTCCATAAGGTCAGGCGCAGATCCGGATCGAACACCGCAATGCCCTGGCGCACATGGTTGAGCGCGGTCTGCAGCAGATCCCGGTTGTACTGCAGGGCTTCTGACGCATCGTCCAAAAGCTTCATCGTCCCTTTGGGGGCGACTTCCCGTCGCTTGAGCAGAAGACTCATCAGCAGCCGGGATGAGGCCGACCCGATGGCGCTGGCCAGCAGTTGTTCCGCAAAGCGCAGGAACTGCGGATCCACCTCCATGTTGCGATCATAGGTCGTATCGCGCTGCTGGGCATGGGCGCGGAATGACCGCTGTGTGCGCTCGGCACCCAGATAACGCGCCACCATGTCCTTAAGGTCTCCAACCGTCAGCATCGTGCGCCACAGCCTGAGCGCTGGCGAAGGGCGCAATTCGTCCGGCACGAACACATTGGCCTGCAGACGTTCGATCAGCTCCGGCCTGCGAGACACGGAGCCTGCGGTATAGGCAATGAAATTGAACAACAAGCTCCAGAAGACGCCATGCAGCAAAGGTGGCAGGTCGGTGCCGAACAGGGCCTGCGGTTTGAGGAAGGGGATGTCGAACGGGCCGTGATGGATGAAGTCCAGCGGGAATAGGCCGGATTGCGCAAACATGGGCATCAGCAGGGTATAGACCCATATGGTGAAGCCGATCACCAGACCGGCAATCGCTCCGCGCGCATTGGCACGCTTCCAGACAAGCCCGCCAAGCAGCGCCGGCAAAAACTGGGCCATGGCAGCAAAGGCGATGAGGCCAATTTGTGCCAGAGCCGTATTGTTCACCGCTGTGCGATAGAAGGCATAGGCGAGCGTGAACATCAACAGAATCGCCAGTCGCCGTACATTGAGCAGAGCGCGGCCCATGTCGGGCGTATAGATCGCCTGATCGGCGTGGCGACGCAAAAAGATCGGCAGCACCAGATCATTCGAGATCATGATCGCGAGCGCGACCGATGAGATGATGACCATCGCCGTTGCCGCCGAAAGCCCGCCAAGGAAGGCAACCAGCGTGACGAATTCCGATCCAGCCGTCATCGGCAGCGTCAGCACGTAGCTGTCCGCATCCACATCAGCACCCAGAAGGATCTGCCCGGCAAGGGCGATGGGAATGACGAACAGATTGATCAGAACCAGATAGGTGGGAAAGAGCCAGGTTGCACGGCGCAGGGACGCTTCCGAGGTATTCTCCACCACGGCAACGTGGAACTGTCGAGGCAGCAGGATGGCGGCCCCTGATGACAGAATGATCAGCACGATCCAGTTGATGGCATCAGGGCCCTTGTTGGCAGGGCCAAGCGCGGAAATGCCCGCTTCTGCCGCCTGCATCCACAGGTCAGACGGGCCATCGAACATCCAGAAGGTGACGAAAATACCGACAATCAGGAAGGCGATCAGCTTGATGACACTTTCGGTCGCCACAGCCAGGATCAGCCCGCCCTGATGCTCGGTGGCGTCCGCATGACGCGTGCCGAACAGGATGGCGAAGATGGCCATCGCGATGGCTACAAAAAAGGCGATGTCGGCGAGAACCGGAAGCTGGTCATTGGGGAAGGAGAAGTGCAGATGCTCCATCAGAATGGCAACCGACGTTGCCACCGCTTTGAGCTGCAGCGCGATATAGGGCATCGTGCCAACAACCGCGATCACCGTCGCCACGGCCGCCACCTGCTGGTTCTTGCCATATCGGGCACCGAGGAAATCGGCGATTGAGGTAATGCGTTCGGTCTTTGACAGTTTGATAATGCGCCAGACCAGCGGGAAGCCTAGCGTGAAAACGATCATCGGCCCGATGTAGATAGTCAGAAAATCAAGGCCGCTGGTCTGTGCGAGGCCAACCGAGCCGAAAAACGTCCAGCTCGTGCAATAGACGGCCAGCGACAGCGCATAGAGATTTGGATTGCGTTGTCCGGGCGGGCGCTTGCGCGCACGGTGATCCCCATAGGATGCGATGGCAAACAACAGCCCGATATATGTCAGGGTCGTCATAACGACCATCCAGCCTTGCATCATTCACCGCAATCCTTCCTCACTCATGAAAAAGCTATAGCACATGCATTTTCAATGGAAGGTGTGAAGCGTCAGGAAGCGACATGCTTAGACGAATTTTCAAGAGAATAAATGCCTTCTGAGCCTGACGCGAGGTCAGCACCTGCCTCAAATGCATTGTCTCTTGCATTGCGACAGCTTTCTGAGCGAGGATATCCCAAGCACGCTATTTCACGTCCCCCCGCAGAGTTTTCCATTCAATAAGACCAAGGAAAGACAATGGCTTCGTCGCATTCCTCCGATACGGCGCCTGATCTGGGCCGAGACCTTTTGGCCAATTTGAGCCACGAAGCAACAAAGACGCCGCCAAGCGGCATCGTTGATATACGCAGCTACGCCGCAGATCGACAGGATGTCGTGCCGCTCTGGGTCGGCGAGGGATGCATGCCAACGCCGGACTTTATTTGCGAGGCGGCCAACCAGTCGCTCAAGGCCGGCGAGACTTTCTATACACACCAGTGCGGCATTCCGGAATTGCGCGAGGCCATCGCTCGCTATCATGAGCGGCTTTATGGTCGGCCCTTTTCAACGGAACGCTTCTTTGTGACCGGATCGGGGATGCAGGCGATCCAGATCGCGGTCCGCATTCTGGCCAGCCCCGGCGACGAGATTGTCGTGCCGACCCCCGCATGGCCAAACTTGGCTGCGGCGGTACAGGTCGCCAGCGCCCGCCCCGTGGAAGTGCCGCTCGACTTCTCCCCCGAGGGCTGGCATCTCGACCTCGACAAGCTGTTTGCTGCCTGCACTGAGCGCACCAAGGCGTTGTTCATCAATTCCCCGTCCAATCCGACAGGCTGGGTTGCCTCCAGCGATCAGATCAAGGCGATCCTCGACTTTGCCCGCGAGCGGGATCTCTGGATCATTGCCGACGAGATCTACACCCGCTGCTATTATGGCGAGGATCGAGCGACCGCGCCGTCCTTCTATGACATCTGTGAAGAGAATGACAAAATCTTCTTCGTCAACTCCATGTCCAAGAACTGGGCCATGACCGGTTGGCGTGTCGGCTGGCTCAGCGCCCCGCCTGCGCTCGGCGACATCATCAGCAACCTGATTCAGTATTCGACTTCCGGCGTAGCCCCCTTCATGCAGCGCGCTGCGGTCGTTGCACTGAATAACGGTGAGTTATTTATAACTGAACAAATCGAGAGAGCCCGCGAAGGGCGAACAAAGCTGCTGACGGCCTTCGCCGGGCACAATTCGCTTAAGTATGCGCCGCCAATGGGAAGTTTCTACTTCTTTTTCGGGCTGGACGGGGTGACGGATGCGCTTCCTGTCACCCGAAAACTGGTTGATGAAGCCGGTGTTGGATTGGCACCCGGGTTTGCGTTCGGTCAAAGCGGGTCCGCGTTTATGCGACTATGTTTCGCAACAAACCCGGATCAGATGGATAAGGCCATTGATCGCTTGACGCATTGGTTAATTAGACAATAGTCGCGGAAATCCGGGTTTCTTGGACATGAAACAAACCATAGAGACCCCCTGGAATGGATGGAACGCTAACCATCAATGGCCCCAAGCATACCGATGGCCTGACCGTTGAGAGACAAGAAAAGCCTTTTCATCCTATCGAGCATGTGGATGCAAGGCTGATATCCCTTCTCGACATGGCTGCGGATTCCATTTGTCTGATCGATGATCATTCCCGCATCCTGCTGTTCAACAAGGCTTCGGAAACCCTGTTCGGATACAGCGCCGAGGATGTCATCGGCCAGCGCGTCGATATCCTTATGCCACAAAAATATGCCGAGCATCACGATGGCTGGATCGCGCGTTATCTCGAAACCGGCGAGCATTCCATCATCGGGATCGGCCGCGAGGTTCAGGGACAGCACAAGGACGGAACGACCTTCCCGTTCGATCTTTCCGTCGGGGTTGCAGAGACCGAAAATGGCAAGCAGTTCATTGGTGTGATGCGCGACCTGCGCGCACGCAAGGAAGATGAACAGCGCCTTCGCAGTCTGCAGACCGAACTCAATCAGATGACGCGCATCAATGCGATGGATGAGATGGGGGCAACCGTCGCCCACGAGCTCAATCAGCCGCTGACCGCGATCATCCTTTACCTTCAGGCCGTCGAGCGCAAAGTCTCCAAGCTGGCAGACAGGGGCCCCATCACGTCCGAAGATGTCGAGCAATTGTCCGATCTGTGCGGCCGGGCCATTCAGGAAGCACAGCGCTCCTCGTCGCTGCTGCAACGCATCCGCTCGATCATCGAGAAGAAGGAACCCGAACGGACGACGTGCGATCTGGTTGAGATCATCCGCAAGGCACACAAACTGTCTTTGGTTGGTTTTTCGGCAACCGATGTCTTCATCGATCTTTCTGCCCCTGATGATCTGCCGCCCGTGTCTGTCGATCCTGTTCAGATCGAGCAGATCTTTCTCAATCTTTTGCGCAACGCCTTTCAGGCGATGCGCGAGGTTGAACAGAAGGCCATCAAGATCAGTCTCAAGATCGTCACCGACGAGGAGGATCGCCGCGACAGACTGCAGGTCCGGTTCCAGGATACCGGATCGGGCATTCCGGACAGTCATCGCAAGAACCTGTTCAAGGCCTTCGATTCCGAACGACGCAATGGCATGGGTCTGGGCCTGGCCATCGCGCGATCCATCGCCCAGAACCATGGTGGCAGCCTCGATCTGGCACCGTTTGACGAAGCCCAGCCGGGTGCCTGTTTCCTCCTCACCCTGCCCATCGCCTCCTCACCCTCGGACGAATCCGAACCCAAGACAGAGTCTTCCGAGAGCATGGATGGCAGCCAGTAAACAGCGTTCCGGCCACCTAGCCCGATGAAAGCCAAGAGGCAACTTGATGACAACTGATTTGCACCCTTCTATCCATATCGTTGACGACGATCCCGCCGTCCGGGATGCTTTGTCCGTATTGTTCGAGCTGGAAGGATATCAGGTCGAAACCTTTTCCAATGGCGAGGATTTCCTTGCCTTCTCGCGTGAAAATGTTCCGTCCGTTATCCTGCTCGACGTACATATGCCGGGCCGCTCCGGTCTGGAAGTGATGGAAGAACTGGCGGCTCGCCATGTCGCAGCCCCCGTCATGATCATTTCCGGCCAGGGGGACATCCCAATGGCCGTCAATGCGATCAAGATGGGCGCCCATGACTTTATAGAAAAACCGTTTGATGGCACCGAAGTGGTCGACCGGATCGAGAAAATTCTCGAAACCGCTAAAAAGATTCCGGATGCAGGCCAGTCGGCGCTCACCAACTGGAGCTTCCCCAATGCGGAGTCCCTGACACCGCGCGAGCGGGATGTTTTGCTCCAGATTACGCAAGGGGCATCGAACAAGGAAGCGGGACAGCATCTTGCCATCTCCCCGCGCACCATCGAGGTGCATCGTGCTCGCATCATGGAAAAGCTCAAAGCGCGCAATACGGCGGATCTGGTTCGAATCGTTCTGACCGGCCATTGAGCCAACAAGACGAATCCAGTCTTTTTAACCCCAAATTCTTCAACCCCGGTCCCTTGGATCGAGGTTGTGTTTTACATCGCCTGTGATCGATGTGAACTGGTCCTCTGCGCCCTTCGCAGATAGATTGAGGTGCACAGTGATTTGCAGTCTTCCTTTTACGTAAAGTGAAGGTGCCTGCTTTTTACGAGCGGGTAATCAATTTCACATCTCAAGCCATGTGCTTAATCCATAAATTACGTAAGATTAGGCGGATATATACGACTTTTGCACAGGACAACAATGCGCTGTTGCGCCTTAGATGTTCCGTTTTCTCATACATGCACTTGATGGGCATTTTTCCAGATAAAGGAATCGCTGATTGAGACGCGGTTTTCTTGCGAAGCTTGTGTTCGCCCACAGCGGAAAATTTGTTTGATCTACAACAAACTAGCCTTCAATTTGTCTATATGTGTGTAGAAAATAAACGTGTTTGACGGAAAATTAAGGCTAATACGCACCTTGTCCGCCATGGTATTTCCGTTCATGATAAGGGTAAATACGTGTAAGTTCGTTTTTCAAATGGACAGATTGCGACAAGATGAAACATGTCGTATAGGTGCTGGCAGTCTTTGGCATAAGACATGAAATGTGGGACACCAGCCCTGCATAAGGGGAGTTGCTGAGATGTCGGAAGAACGCTATATCAAACTGGCAAGTCATAGTGCACAAAACCGTGTGCTTCCTTCACAGCCCCCTCTTAAGGCAAAAAGCGAATATAAAGGCATCATGTCAAGCGAGCAAAGCCGGCACAAAACCTTTCCCTCCCACGGTGTCGTTTTCTTCGAGGGCGATCCGGCCAACAATATCTATGAAGTGGCCGATGGTTCGGTCATGCTCTACAAGCTTTTGCCCGATGGCAGGCGTCAAGTGGTGGAGATTCTGGGGCCGGGTGACCTGTTTGGCGTTCCTGCTGGCGATGTTTATGACACGTCTGCGGAAACCCTCACGGAAACTCTCGTGCACATGATCTCCAAGAAGGATGCGGAAGGCTCCAATGAGCTTCAGCAGCACATGAGGAAATGCCTGGTGTCTCAGGTTCAGAATCTTCATGAGCA encodes:
- a CDS encoding pyridoxal phosphate-dependent aminotransferase, producing MASSHSSDTAPDLGRDLLANLSHEATKTPPSGIVDIRSYAADRQDVVPLWVGEGCMPTPDFICEAANQSLKAGETFYTHQCGIPELREAIARYHERLYGRPFSTERFFVTGSGMQAIQIAVRILASPGDEIVVPTPAWPNLAAAVQVASARPVEVPLDFSPEGWHLDLDKLFAACTERTKALFINSPSNPTGWVASSDQIKAILDFARERDLWIIADEIYTRCYYGEDRATAPSFYDICEENDKIFFVNSMSKNWAMTGWRVGWLSAPPALGDIISNLIQYSTSGVAPFMQRAAVVALNNGELFITEQIERAREGRTKLLTAFAGHNSLKYAPPMGSFYFFFGLDGVTDALPVTRKLVDEAGVGLAPGFAFGQSGSAFMRLCFATNPDQMDKAIDRLTHWLIRQ
- a CDS encoding response regulator transcription factor produces the protein MTTDLHPSIHIVDDDPAVRDALSVLFELEGYQVETFSNGEDFLAFSRENVPSVILLDVHMPGRSGLEVMEELAARHVAAPVMIISGQGDIPMAVNAIKMGAHDFIEKPFDGTEVVDRIEKILETAKKIPDAGQSALTNWSFPNAESLTPRERDVLLQITQGASNKEAGQHLAISPRTIEVHRARIMEKLKARNTADLVRIVLTGH
- a CDS encoding Crp/Fnr family transcriptional regulator; this encodes MSSEQSRHKTFPSHGVVFFEGDPANNIYEVADGSVMLYKLLPDGRRQVVEILGPGDLFGVPAGDVYDTSAETLTETLVHMISKKDAEGSNELQQHMRKCLVSQVQNLHEHAVLLGRKSAHERVASFLMRFVPSRGGFECIGPEEGEDQSVVTLHMTRQEIADYLGLTIETVSRVLSDMKRRKVITMEKQDRIRIMNVCGLCHLTGKY
- a CDS encoding nitrogen regulation protein NR(II); its protein translation is MDGTLTINGPKHTDGLTVERQEKPFHPIEHVDARLISLLDMAADSICLIDDHSRILLFNKASETLFGYSAEDVIGQRVDILMPQKYAEHHDGWIARYLETGEHSIIGIGREVQGQHKDGTTFPFDLSVGVAETENGKQFIGVMRDLRARKEDEQRLRSLQTELNQMTRINAMDEMGATVAHELNQPLTAIILYLQAVERKVSKLADRGPITSEDVEQLSDLCGRAIQEAQRSSSLLQRIRSIIEKKEPERTTCDLVEIIRKAHKLSLVGFSATDVFIDLSAPDDLPPVSVDPVQIEQIFLNLLRNAFQAMREVEQKAIKISLKIVTDEEDRRDRLQVRFQDTGSGIPDSHRKNLFKAFDSERRNGMGLGLAIARSIAQNHGGSLDLAPFDEAQPGACFLLTLPIASSPSDESEPKTESSESMDGSQ